The nucleotide window GCCGGTCGGGCGAGAGGACGGTCGCTCCTCGTCTTCCTGGCGATCACGCTGGCGGCCACGGGGACGGCGGGGGCGGAATGGCACCGGCGGATCCGGCACCGGGAGCTGACCCACGCCGCCTGGCAGGGCGATGCGGAGCGGGTGAAGCGGTTCCTTCAGGAGGGCTACAGCCCCGACACGCGCGACCTGTACGACTACACGCTGCTGATGCTGGCCGTCCGGAGCCGGGATCGCCGGACGGTCGAGACGCTCCTCGGCGCGGGCGCGAACGTGAACGCCGTCGGGCCGCACGGCTGGACCGCGCTCCGGGCCGCGGTGATGGAGGCCGAGCCGGAGCTCGTGGAGCGGCTGCTGGCGGCCGGCGCCGACGTCCATCTTCGAGGACCCTCCGACGACCGGCTGTCGG belongs to Candidatus Methylomirabilota bacterium and includes:
- a CDS encoding ankyrin repeat domain-containing protein, producing MFPVIAQVGLQASAAALILGFFIALFLAFLALGAGAGIVAGLVGRWRGSPRPNRFAFWTGTICWTAGLLLLVWVFGVSGLPSSFMLSLSPVLGLLGLAALWAGRARGRSLLVFLAITLAATGTAGAEWHRRIRHRELTHAAWQGDAERVKRFLQEGYSPDTRDLYDYTLLMLAVRSRDRRTVETLLGAGANVNAVGPHGWTALRAAVMEAEPELVERLLAAGADVHLRGPSDDRLSELARGRGRPDVAAIIEKAESAR